GCGGCAGTTCCGGACGGAGCGAGCGGCGCATGGTTGGCCGTCGAGAATTCGGCGCTATCGAAACGCACCGGACCATTGAAGCGATATCCCACGCCGGGAATCGTGACGATCAATTTCGCGTCGCGATCCAGCGCCTTGCGCAGCTTGGTCATTGCGTTGGGCAAAACGTTTTTCACCGTCACCCGGCCGTCCCAGGCTTCACGCAGCAGCTCCTCATGCGAGACCACACGGTCGACGTGTTGCAGTAGTACATGCAGCAGGCGAAGCGGACGCCGCTCCAGCGAGATGGTCTCGCCAAGGACCGATAGCTCCAGGGTTTCTGGACAGAACTCGGCGCATCCGAAGTAGTAGCGCGACGGGGTGCGGCGGTAAGACTGAGAGAGTGTGTACATGGCTGACTTCCCTGTTCAGATGGGGCTTGGCGTCCGTTTCGAAGCTTCGTCATTTCAGAGGGCCATTAGTTCGACGTGAGCATTCCGTTAGCGACGAACGGTTCCCCTCCGTTAGCGATCCGTTAGATGTCAGACGCAACGATACACACGGCGTTACAGTCTGAACCGCAACTAGGTAGCCGCCTGTCGTCTGCCTGATTCACACCTATAAAAACGGAGCGCAACATGGCATTGAAAAGCCTTGTAGTCGGCCAGCAGGAAGCTCAGCCCCTCCTCCCTTCCGCGCCTGACCTGATCAACGATTTACGTGAAGCCGCCATGTATCAGTGGCAGTACTTCCGCATTCACCGCAGGTTCTGCAATTTCGAAAACCCGCGTGCATTCTCGGAAAAGATCTTTCACCGGATGCGCTACCCGTTACCGGAGTTTTCCCGCCTGGCCGACAAGGTGCTGGTGCGTGACTACATCCGCGACACCATTGGTGATCAATACAACGTCCCCATGTATGCCGTGGTCGACGAAGTGCGCCCCGAACATTTCGCCATGCTGCCTGATGCTTTCGTTATCAAGGCCAACCATAGCTGTGGGTCGCTGCGGATCATTCCGGATAAGTCCGTCTGCGATGTGGTGGAGCTGTCGAAGACCGCCAACGAGTGGCTCAAGGTGGATTTCTCCCAGTACAACCACGAGAAACACTACCACGACATCCGGCCGCGCATCCTGTTCGAGAAAGCGCTGCTGGTAAGCGGAAAACCGGCTCCAGACTACAAGATTCACGTATTCAACGACGCCAACGGACGCAGCTTCAGTTTCCTTCAGGTGATCGATGGCCGCTTCGGCGTAACGACCCAGAACCTGTACTCGACCGATTGGCTGGTGATGCCGTTCCGCATCGGCGGGCGTTTGCCCGGCAGCCTCAACCCGGAGATCACTGCTCCGCCGGAAGAACTGCCTGAGATGGTCAGGATTGCAAAAGGCCTGGCTCGGCCGTTCGGCTATTGCCGTGTAGACATGTATGTCTTCGAAGGGCAGATATACATCGGCGAGCTGACGCTTACCCCCGGCGCTGGCGGTTGCCGGTTCACGCCAGAGCAATGGGACTGGACGCTTGGCTCGCTGTTCCGTTGGCCCGAGGTGCCCTTGACCGCGCCTGCCCGAAACGCAGCAGAACCCGCCCACTCACCTGTGCAGACCACTGA
The nucleotide sequence above comes from Halopseudomonas xinjiangensis. Encoded proteins:
- a CDS encoding ATP-grasp fold amidoligase family protein, producing the protein MALKSLVVGQQEAQPLLPSAPDLINDLREAAMYQWQYFRIHRRFCNFENPRAFSEKIFHRMRYPLPEFSRLADKVLVRDYIRDTIGDQYNVPMYAVVDEVRPEHFAMLPDAFVIKANHSCGSLRIIPDKSVCDVVELSKTANEWLKVDFSQYNHEKHYHDIRPRILFEKALLVSGKPAPDYKIHVFNDANGRSFSFLQVIDGRFGVTTQNLYSTDWLVMPFRIGGRLPGSLNPEITAPPEELPEMVRIAKGLARPFGYCRVDMYVFEGQIYIGELTLTPGAGGCRFTPEQWDWTLGSLFRWPEVPLTAPARNAAEPAHSPVQTTECSCGRDEPKRANVA